The following are from one region of the Serinus canaria isolate serCan28SL12 chromosome 8, serCan2020, whole genome shotgun sequence genome:
- the METTL13 gene encoding eEF1A lysine and N-terminal methyltransferase, with the protein MELLPRSPAEFGSARYWDRFFRQRGQRPFEWYGAFPELCPVLHKYVRPRDKVLVVGCGNSELSEQMYDVGMCQDIVNIDVSDAAVRQMRERSASSRPRMSYLLMDMLHMDFPDAHFQVVLDKGTLDALLTDEEEATLAKVDQMFAEISRVLQVGGRYLCVSLAQAHVLKKAVEYFSQEGWVVRVHQVASSGDKQQFVLPVFVYVMTKFRKVPGSAAQILEICPEEQDRPMRMESAERLVAAVKDRQHYALLCSQISKTPCREQVSLDLCDRESGKPRYTLHVVDSPSVKPSRDNHFAIFIIPQGRETEWLFGTEEGRRQLAASAGFGRLLTVALHREQLYEGMAAIQAELSGKVMELAPPGLPARQQVPFLSVGGDIGVRAVRHRGSSPLSGDFVVEDVKGDGTCYFRRLIFLQNRNVVQSEARLLAPTPLPGQKKRKKDKKKPSPTEAPGAIDKSYLCCEHHKAMVAGLCLLGGPGALPGELAVLVVGLGGGSLPLFVHDYFSQARVAVVEIDPSMLEVATRWFGFSQGDRMQVHVSDGLDYVAKLAAEAPAQYDAIMFDVDSKDLTVGMSCPPPAFVEKAFLQKVKTILKPEGVFVLNLVCRDPRLKESVLAALRAVFPLLYARRIHGELNEILLCQAGPAGRRGPAELGARARALEGALRQPGRPWDSSYALADMLQAVLIL; encoded by the exons atggagctgctgccccgcagccccgccgaGTTCGGCTCTGCTCGCTACTGGGATCGCTTCTTCCGGCAGCGCGGGCAGCGGCCCTTCGAGTGGTACGGGGCCTTCCCGGAGCTCTGCCCCGTTCTGCACAAGTATGTGCGGCCCCGCGACAAG gttCTCGTGGTGGGCTGTGGGAACTCGGAGCTGAGCGAGCAGATGTACGACGTGGGCATGTGCCAGGACATCGTCAACATCGACGTCAGCGACGCCGCCGTGCGCCAGATGCGGGAACGCAGCGCGAGCAGCCGGCCCAGGATGAGCTACCTGCTGATGGACATGCTCCACATGGACTTCCCTGATGCCCATTTCCAAGTGGTCCTGGACAAAGGCACGCTGGATGCCCTCCTGACCGATGAGGAGGAGGCCACTTTAGCCAAGGTGGACCAGATGTTTGCTGAGATCAGCCgggtgctgcaggtgggagGGCGCTACCTCTGCGTCTCCTTGGCTCAAGCCCATGTGCTGAAGAAAGCTGTGGAATACTTCTCCCAGGAAGGCTGGGTGGTGCGTGTCCACCAGGTGGCCAGCAGTGGGGACAAGCAGCAGTTTGTGCTGCCGGTCTTCGTGTATGTGATGACAAAGTTCAGGAAGGTGCCCggctcagcagcacagatccTGGAGATCTGCCCCGAGGAGCAGGACAGGCCGATGCGCATGGAGAGCGCAGAGcggctggtggcagcagtgaaGGACAGGCAGCATtatgccctgctctgcagccagatCAGCAAAACCCCCTGCAGGGAACAGGTTTCCTTGGATCTGTGTGACAGAGAGAGCGGGAAGCCTCGCTACACGCTGCACGTGGTGGACAGCCCCTCGGTGAAACCTTCCCGGGACAATCACTTTGCCATCTTCATCA tcccacagggcagggagacCGAGTGGCTCTTTGGGACGGAGGAAGGGCGGCGGCAGCTGGCGGCCAGCGCGGGCTTTGGGCGCCTGCTGACGGTGGcgctgcacagggagcagctctaCGAGGGCATGGCTGCCATCCAGGCTGAGCTCTCAGGGAAGGTGATGGAGCTGGCCCCGCCGGGCCTCCCCGCCCGGCAGCAG GTGCCCTTCCTGTCTGTGGGAGGGGACATCGGGGTGCGGGCGGTGCGGCACCGTGGCAGCAGCCCCCTGAGCGGGGACTTCGTCGTGGAGGACGTGAAGGGAGATGGCACCTGCTACTTCCGCCGCCTCATCTTCCTCCAGAACAGGAACGTGGTGCAGTCTGAGGCTCGGCTCTTGGCTCCCACACCTCTCCCAG GccagaagaagaggaagaaggacaagaaaaaacccagccccacagaggcACCTGGAGCCATCGACAAGAGCTACCTGTGCTGTGAGCACCACAAGGCCATGGTTGcggggctctgcctgctggggggCCCCGGCGCCCTCCCAG gagagctggcagtgctggtggtgggGCTCGGCGGGGGCAGCCTGCCCCTCTTTGTCCACGATTACTTCTCGCAGGCCCGCGTGGCCGTGGTGGAGATCGATCCCTCCATGCTGGAAGTGGCCACGCGCTGGTTCGGTTTCTCCCAGGGTGACCGCATGCAGGTGCACGTCTCCGATGGCCTGGACTACGTGGCCAAGCTGGCAGCTGAAG caccagcccagtATGATGCCATCATGTTTGATGTGGACAGCAAAGACCTCACGGTGGGGATGAGCTGCCCGCCCCCAGCCTTTGTGGAGAAGGCCTTTCTGCAGAAAGTTAAAACCATCCTCAAGCCAGAAG GAGTCTTCGTGCTCAACCTGGTGTGCCGTGACCCCCGGCTGAAGGAGTCGGTGCTGGCCGCCCTCAGGGCCGTCTTCCCGCTGCTCTACGCGCGCCGCATCCATGGCGAGCTCAACGAgatcctgctgtgccaggcgGGCCCTGCGGGCCGGCGCGGCCCGGCCGAGCTGGGGGCGCGGGCGCGGGCGCTGGAGGGGGCCCTGCGGCAGCCAGGCCGGCCCTGGGACAGCTCCTACGCGCTGGCAGACATGCTGCAGGCCGTGCTCATCCTCTga